A genomic stretch from Podospora pseudoanserina strain CBS 124.78 chromosome 3, whole genome shotgun sequence includes:
- a CDS encoding hypothetical protein (EggNog:ENOG503NWPM; COG:B), whose amino-acid sequence MPRSDPSEQSVSPGGTEAHEDGDDRAPPRKRQRVRLSCLECRRRKLSCDREFPCSRCLQSGTSDKCEYETRPGLAPPNKLGLSQGALTGLDSRLSLPSTGGESPYFRKDGRDLDRIRRLEMEVAQLRNLLTNKQGGASVDGSTLQDHSPPEPKHHEDDERDKEEPELPQFLRVQTTTADKEELRFFRGKEFKTRYFGPHSAFLAFQELTGLCPFMKETSEEWLRPHRISRNKDRHKRAEDRDRKFREPDLALEALLPSNEEADQMVSIYLDQFEQIHRILHIPSFRRDYAKFWDPNETRNAAFTALILSIMGIASCLAAKLPHKFEKMVSISYANAIKWIEAVERWQEVQSQKHRRLIHYQIACLIYLAKRVNTMKKKRYWKNAGAMTQDAISVGLHREPSHMRSDKITPFQQEMRRRIWATIQSYDLQASFDHGLPSILSTLHYDVNPPHNIDDDEFDEDTKELPPSKPPTTYTYSSYQHLSRQSLPLRLELSRVLTGPPEDLDYARVVRYTDEINREIDALPSWDVSDADNEDTDEQQTQKKPLLAYTLLHIQLRQYIIPLHQPFLRLRKQNSKYQYSEIIYYNAARDMVLLNDQLFQQGIRTLNFLREDSLTLAINLCSVTMLQPRGSTNMIMINSKHTVEALEKCLAMKEDRILRCGNNEPWGYSIMCAAFGLLEAHLGIKTSQEAKAASADRFVTLHYKVMAGQDPPVSSQPTGSQPGPSLVGATPGRGGPVTHGPPQGHRRVNNGPFSAPPGGGPSAPFDPFSRDKVCASFSSPSDTTSHIQGFGRDVRNVRDRGLTNGSFPQGMTPFQQQPQPQPNPHGIATGSNNNGMEMPVNPWWVPNTDTLGEIPVNFEQLGYSVNELWGGGTVTWDWDAMMGS is encoded by the exons ATGCCCCGGTCGGATCCGAGTGAACAAAGCGTTAGCCCCGGCGGAACCGAGGCCcacgaggatggtgatgatcgCGCTCCGCCCCGTAAACGCCAGAGAGTCCGGCTCTCCTGCCTCGAGTGCCGTCGAAGAAAGTTGTCCTGTGACCGGGAGTTTCCATGCTCCCGCTGTCTTCAGTCCGGTACATCAGACAAGTGCGAGTATGAGACCCGGCCCGGCCTGGCACCTCCGAACAAGCTCGGCCTCTCCCAGGGTGCCTTGACGGGTCTGGACTCTCGACTGTCGTTGCCAAGTACCGGAGGAGAGTCGCCCTACTTTCGCAAGGATGGCCGAGATCTTGACAGGATCcggaggttggagatggaggttgcCCAGCTGAggaacctcctcaccaaTAAACAGGGCGGCGCTTCTGTCGACGGCAGTACGCTTCAGGACCACTCACCCCCTGAGCCGAAGCATCACGAAGATGACGAAAGAGACAAGGAAGAACCTGAGCTGCCACAGTTCCTGCGGGTCCAGACAACAACGGCCGACAAAGAAGAGCTACGCTTCTTCAGGGGCAAGGAGTTCAAAACGCGATACTTTGGCCCCCACAGCGCGTTCCTGGCCTTCCAAGAA TTGACTGGACTGTGTCCTTTCATGAAAGAAACCTCTGAGGAGTGGCTTCGACCACACCGGATCAGCCGGAACAAGGACCGCCACAAGAGAGCCGAGGACAGAGACAGGAAGTTCCGTGAACCAGATCTGGCGCTGGAAGCTCTCCTTCCCTCCAATGAGGAAGCTGATCAAATGGTATCTATTTACTTGGACCAGTTCGAGCAGATTCACCGaatcctccacatccccagcTTCCGCAGGGACTATGCCAAGTTCTGGGACCCTAACGAGACTCGTAATGCAGCCTTCACGGCTTTGATCTTATCCATCATGGGCATTGCCAGCTGTTTGGCTGCTAAGCTACCGCACAAGTTTGAAAAGATGGTGTCGATCTCTTACGCCAATGCCATCAAATGGATCGAAGCTGTTGAACGTTGGCAGGAAGTTCAGAGCCAAAAGCATCGCCGCCTGATTCACTACCAGATCGCCTGCCTCATCTACCTTGCCAAGAGAGTCAACAcaatgaagaagaagagatatTGGAAAAATGCGGGCGCAATGACACAGGACGCCATCTCTGTCGGCTTGCACCGGGAACCCAGCCACATGAGGAGTGACAAGATCACCCCTTTCCAGCAGGAGATGCGGAGGAGAATCTGGGCGACTATTCAGAGCTACGATCTTCAAGCATCCTTTGACCACGGTCTGCCGTCAATCTTGAGCACTCTACACTACGATGTCAATCCGCCGCATAacatcgacgacgacgagtttGACGAGGACACGAAAGAGCTCCCTCCCTCAAAGCCTCCAACTACATACACGTACTCTTCCTATCAGCATCTCAGTCGCCAGAGCTTGCCGCTTCGCCTAGAGCTGAGCCGGGTGCTCACCGGCCCTCCGGAAGATCTCGACTATGCGCGTGTCGTTCGCTACACCGATGAGATCAACCGCGAGATTGATGCCCTCCCGTCATGGGATGTAAGCGATGCAGACAATGAGGATACCGACGAACAGCAAACTCAGAAGAAGCCTTTGCTTGCCTATACACTTTTGCACATCCAGCTTCGCCAATACATCATACCTCTGCACCAGCCCTTCCTTCGTCTTCGCAAACAAAACTCCAAGTACCAATACTCGGAGATTATCTACTACAATGCCGCCAGGGATATGGTTCTCCTCAACGACCAACTTTTCCAGCAGGGCATTCGCACACTCAACTTTCTCCGTGAGGACAGTCTAACACTGGCGATCAATCTCTGTAGTGTCACCATGCTTCAACCACGCGGGTCAACTAATATGATCATGATCAACAGCAAGCACACGGTGGAGGCCCTGGAGAAGTGCCTGGCCATGAAGGAGGACCGGATCTTGAGGTGCGGGAACAATGAGCCCTGGGGATACAGCATTATGTGTGCTGCCTTTGGGCTTTTGGAGGCTCACCTAGGGATCAAAACCTCACAGGAAGCAAAGGCAGCCAGTGCGGATAGGTTCGTGACGTTACACTACAAAGTGATGGCCGGACAGGATCCGCCTGTTTCGAGCCAGCCGACGGGCTCTCAACCTGGTCCGTCGTTAGTAGGGGCAACGCCAGGGCGTGGCGGGCCGGTTACACACGGGCCACCGCAAGGCCACAGAAGGGTCAATAACGGACCGTTCTCTGCACCTCCCGGAGGCGGCCCATCAGCACCATTTGACCCTTTTTCCAGAGACAAGGTCTGTGCCTCATTTTCATCACCGTCGGATACCACTTCTCATATTCAGGGATTCGGTCGGGATGTCCGGAACGTGCGAGATCGGGGGCTGACGAATGGCTCGTTTCCGCAGGGGATGACTCcttttcaacaacaaccacagccgCAACCGAACCCGCATGGAATTGCGACAGgaagcaacaacaacggtATGGAGATGCCAGTAAATCCTTGGTGGGTCCCCAACACGGACACGCTGGGGGAGATCCCGGTCAACTTCGAACAGCTGGGGTATAGTGTCAATGAACTTTGGGGCGGTGGGACGGTGACCTGGGATTGGGATGCGATGATGGGGTCGTAA